The Rhinopithecus roxellana isolate Shanxi Qingling chromosome 13, ASM756505v1, whole genome shotgun sequence genome contains a region encoding:
- the SIRPB1 gene encoding signal-regulatory protein beta-1 isoform X4: MPIPASWPHFPGPFLLMNLLLGGLPGVLGEEELQVIQPEKSVSVAAGDSATLNCTMTSLIPVGPTQWFRGAGPGRELIYSQKEGHFPRVTAVSDPTKRSNMDFSIRISNITPADAGTYYCVKFRKGSPDVELKSGAGTELSVRAKPSAPVVSGPTARATAEHTVSFTCESHGFSPKDITLKWFKNGNELSDFQTKVDPAGESVSYSIRSTARVVLTRGDVRSQVICEVAHVTLQGDPLRGTANLSEAIRVRPTLEVAQQPMRAENQTNVTCQVRKFYPQRLQLTWLENGNVSRTEIASTLIENKDGTYNWMSWLLVNTCAHRNGVVLTCQVEHDGQPAVSKSHTLEVSAHQKEQCSDTTSGPVLAPTAPLLIALLLGPKVLLVVGVSVIYVYWKQKD, encoded by the exons GAGTGTTGGGTGAGGAGGAGCTGCAGGTGATTCAGCCTGAGAAGTCCGTGTCAGTCGCAGCTGGAGATTCGGCCACTCTGAACTGCACTATGACCTCCCTGATCCCTGTGGGGCCCACCCAGTGGTTCAGAGGAGCTGGACCAGGCCGGGAATTAATCTACAGTCAGAAAGAAGGCCACTTCCCCCGGGTAACAGCTGTTTCAGACCCCACAAAGAGAAGCAACATGGACTTTTCCATCCGCATCAGTAACATCACCCCAGCAGATGCCGGCACCTACTACTGTGTGAAGTTCCGGAAAGGGAGCCCCGACGTGGAGTTGAAGTCTGGAGCAGGCACTGAGCTGTCTGTGCGTG CCAAACCCTCTGCCCCCGTGGTATCGGGCCCCACAGCGAGGGCCACAGCTGAGCACACAGTGAGCTTTACCTGCGAGTCCCACGGCTTCTCCCCCAAAGACATCACCCTGAAATGGTTCAAAAATGGGAATGAGCTCTCAGACTTCCAGACCAAAGTGGACCCCGCAGGAGAGAGCGTGTCCTACAGCATCCGCAGCACAGCCAGGGTGGTGCTGACCCGCGGGGACGTTCGCTCTCAAGTCATCTGCGAGGTGGCCCATGTCACCTTGCAGGGGGACCCTCTTCGTGGGACTGCCAACTTGTCTGAGGCCATCCGAG TTCGACCCACCTTGGAGGTTGCTCAACAGCCCATGAGGGCAGAGAACCAGACGAACGTCACCTGCCAAGTGAGGAAGTTCTACCCCCAGAGACTGCAGCTGACCTGGTTGGAGAATGGAAATGTGTCCCGGACAGAAATAGCTTCGACCCTCATAGAAAACAAGGATGGTACCTACAACTGGATGAGCTGGCTCCTGGTGAACACCTGTGCCCACAGGAATGGTGTGGTGCTCACCTGCCAGGTGGAACATGATGGGCAGCCAGCGGTTAGCAAAAGCCATACCCTGGAGGTCTCAGCCCACCAGAAAGAACAGTGCTCAGATACCACTTCTG GCCCAGTACTGGCTCCCACTGCTCCACTTCTCATAGCTCTCCTCCTGGGCCCCAAGGTGCTGCTGGTGGTTGGTGTCTCTGTCATCTATGTCTACTGGAAGCAGAAGGACTGA
- the LOC104676557 gene encoding signal-regulatory protein beta-1-like isoform X2 produces the protein MPVAASWPHPPGPFLLLTLLLGLTGRLCEEELQVIQPEKSVSVAAGESATLNCTVTSLIPVGPIQWFRGAGPGRELIYSQKEGHFPRVTPVSDPTKRSNMDFSIRISNITPADAGTYYCVKFRKGSPSVELKSGAGTELSVRAKPSAPVVSGPTARATAEHTVSFTCESHGFSPKDITLKWFKNGNELSDFQTNVDPAGESVSYGIRSTARVVLTRGDVHSQVICEVAHVTLQGDPLRGTANLSEAIRVPPFLEVAQQPMRAENQANVTCQVTKFYPQRLQLTWLENGNVSRTEMASSPPENKDGTYNWTSWLLVNVSAHRDDVKLTCQVEHDGQPAVNKSFSLKVSAHRKEQGSDVTHGCLGWQANCRMPSVTCCISGVGA, from the exons ATGCCTGTCGCAGCCTCCTGGCCCCACCCTCCTGGTCCTTTCCTGCTGCTGACTCTACTGCTGGGACTCACAG GAAGGTTGTGTGAGGAGGAGCTGCAGGTGATTCAGCCTGAGAAGTCCGTGTCAGTCGCAGCTGGAGAGTCAGCCACTCTGAACTGCACTGTGACCTCCCTGATCCCTGTGGGGCCCATCCAGTGGTTCAGAGGAGCTGGACCAGGCCGGGAATTAATCTACAGTCAGAAAGAAGGCCACTTCCCCCGGGTAACACCTGTTTCAGACCCCACAAAGAGAAGCAACATGGACTTTTCCATCCGCATCAGTAACATCACCCCAGCAGATGCCGGCACCTACTACTGTGTGAAGTTCCGGAAAGGGAGCCCCAGTGTGGAGTTGAAGTCTGGAGCAGGCACTGAGCTGTCTGTGCGTG CCAAACCCTCTGCCCCCGTGGTATCGGGTCCCACAGCGAGGGCCACAGCTGAGCACACAGTGAGCTTCACCTGCGAGTCCCACGGCTTCTCCCCCAAAGACATCACCCTGAAATGGTTTAAAAATGGGAATGAGCTCTCAGACTTCCAGACCAACGTGGACCCCGCAGGAGAGAGCGTGTCCTACGGCATCCGCAGCACAGCCAGGGTGGTGCTGACCCGCGGGGACGTTCACTCTCAAGTCATCTGTGAGGTGGCCCATGTCACCTTGCAGGGGGACCCTCTTCGTGGGACTGCCAACTTGTCTGAGGCCATCCGAG TTCCACCCTTCTTGGAGGTTGCTCAACAGCCCATGAGGGCAGAGAACCAGGCGAACGTCACCTGCCAGGTGACGAAGTTCTACCCCCAGAGACTACAGCTGACCTGGTTGGAGAACGGAAACGTGTCCCGGACAGAAATGGCCTCAAGCCCTCCAGAGAACAAGGATGGCACCTATAACTGGACGAGCTGGCTCCTGGTGAATGTATCTGCCCATAGGGATGATGTGAAGCTCACCTGCCAGGTGGAGCATGATGGGCAGCCAGCGGTGAACAAAAGCTTTTCCCTGAAGGTCTCAGCCCACCGGAAGGAGCAGGGCTCAGATGTCACCCATG GTTGTCTAGGCTGGCAGGCAAACTGCAGGATGCCTTCTGTGACGTGCTGCATCAGTGGCGTGGGAGCCTAG
- the LOC104676557 gene encoding signal-regulatory protein beta-1-like isoform X3, whose product MPVAASWPHPPGPFLLLTLLLGLTGRLCEEELQVIQPEKSVSVAAGESATLNCTVTSLIPVGPIQWFRGAGPGRELIYSQKEGHFPRVTPVSDPTKRSNMDFSIRISNITPADAGTYYCVKFRKGSPSVELKSGAGTELSVRAKPSAPVVSGPTARATAEHTVSFTCESHGFSPKDITLKWFKNGNELSDFQTNVDPAGESVSYGIRSTARVVLTRGDVHSQVICEVAHVTLQGDPLRGTANLSEAIRVPPFLEVAQQPMRAENQANVTCQVTKFYPQRLQLTWLENGNVSRTEMASSPPENKDGTYNWTSWLLVNVSAHRDDVKLTCQVEHDGQPAVNKSFSLKVSAHRKEQGSDVTHAPLLLPCHVGPSVSAASFLS is encoded by the exons ATGCCTGTCGCAGCCTCCTGGCCCCACCCTCCTGGTCCTTTCCTGCTGCTGACTCTACTGCTGGGACTCACAG GAAGGTTGTGTGAGGAGGAGCTGCAGGTGATTCAGCCTGAGAAGTCCGTGTCAGTCGCAGCTGGAGAGTCAGCCACTCTGAACTGCACTGTGACCTCCCTGATCCCTGTGGGGCCCATCCAGTGGTTCAGAGGAGCTGGACCAGGCCGGGAATTAATCTACAGTCAGAAAGAAGGCCACTTCCCCCGGGTAACACCTGTTTCAGACCCCACAAAGAGAAGCAACATGGACTTTTCCATCCGCATCAGTAACATCACCCCAGCAGATGCCGGCACCTACTACTGTGTGAAGTTCCGGAAAGGGAGCCCCAGTGTGGAGTTGAAGTCTGGAGCAGGCACTGAGCTGTCTGTGCGTG CCAAACCCTCTGCCCCCGTGGTATCGGGTCCCACAGCGAGGGCCACAGCTGAGCACACAGTGAGCTTCACCTGCGAGTCCCACGGCTTCTCCCCCAAAGACATCACCCTGAAATGGTTTAAAAATGGGAATGAGCTCTCAGACTTCCAGACCAACGTGGACCCCGCAGGAGAGAGCGTGTCCTACGGCATCCGCAGCACAGCCAGGGTGGTGCTGACCCGCGGGGACGTTCACTCTCAAGTCATCTGTGAGGTGGCCCATGTCACCTTGCAGGGGGACCCTCTTCGTGGGACTGCCAACTTGTCTGAGGCCATCCGAG TTCCACCCTTCTTGGAGGTTGCTCAACAGCCCATGAGGGCAGAGAACCAGGCGAACGTCACCTGCCAGGTGACGAAGTTCTACCCCCAGAGACTACAGCTGACCTGGTTGGAGAACGGAAACGTGTCCCGGACAGAAATGGCCTCAAGCCCTCCAGAGAACAAGGATGGCACCTATAACTGGACGAGCTGGCTCCTGGTGAATGTATCTGCCCATAGGGATGATGTGAAGCTCACCTGCCAGGTGGAGCATGATGGGCAGCCAGCGGTGAACAAAAGCTTTTCCCTGAAGGTCTCAGCCCACCGGAAGGAGCAGGGCTCAGATGTCACCCATG